The following coding sequences are from one Rattus rattus isolate New Zealand chromosome 11, Rrattus_CSIRO_v1, whole genome shotgun sequence window:
- the Htra3 gene encoding LOW QUALITY PROTEIN: serine protease HTRA3 (The sequence of the model RefSeq protein was modified relative to this genomic sequence to represent the inferred CDS: inserted 1 base in 1 codon), whose amino-acid sequence MQARALLPATLATLATLAVSVLAREPPAAPCPARCDVSRCPSPRCPGGYVPDLCNCCLVCAASEGEPCGRPLDSPCGDSLECVRGVCRCRWTHTVCGTDGHTYADVCALQAASRRALQISGTPVRQLQKGACPSGLHQLTSPRYKFNFIADVVEKIAPAVVHIELFLRHPLFGRNVPLSSGSGFIMSEAGLIVTNAHVVSSSNTASGRQQLKVQLQNGDAYEATIQDIDKKSDIATILIHPNKKLPVLLLGHSADLRPGEFVVAIGSPFALQNTVTTGIVSTAQXDGKELGLRDSDMDYIQTDAIINYGNSGGPLVNLDGEVIGINTLKVAAGISFAIPSDRITRFLSEFQDKHVKALSPALH is encoded by the exons ATGCAGGCGCGCGCGCTACTCCCTGCCACGCTGGCCACTCTGGCCACGCTAGCTGTGTCGGTCCTGGCCAGGGAGCCCCCGGCGGCGCCTTGTCCTGCGCGCTGCGACGTGTCGCGCTGTCCGAGCCCTCGCTGCCCTGGGGGCTATGTGCCAGACCTCTGCAACTGCTGTTTGGTGTGCGCCGCCAGCGAGGGTGAGCCCTGCGGCCGCCCCCTGGACTCGCCATGCGGGGACAGTCTGGAGTGCGTACGCGGCGTGTGCCGCTGCCGTTGGACCCACACGGTGTGTGGCACAGACGGGCACACATATGCCGACGTGTGCGCGCTGCAGGCCGCCAGCCGTCGTGCGTTGCAGATCTCCGGGACTCCAGTGCGCCAGCTGCAGAAGGGTGCCTGCCCCTCTG GTCTCCATCAGCTGACCAGTCCGCGGTACAAGTTCAACTTCATCGCCGATGTGGTGGAGAAGATCGCGCCAGCCGTGGTCCATATAGAGCTCTTTCTGAG GCACCCTCTGTTTGGCCGGAATGTGCCGCTGTCCAGTGGTTCGGGCTTCATCATGTCAGAAGCCGGCTTGATCGTCACCAACGCCCACGTGGTCTCCAGCTCCAACACCGCCTCAGGTCGGCAGCAGCTGAAGGTGCAACTGCAGAATGGGGATGCTTATGAGGCCACCATCCAGGACATCGACAAGAAGTCAGACATTGCCACCATCTTAATCCACCCCAAC AAAAAGCTCCCCGTGTTACTGCTGGGTCACTCGGCAGACCTGCGGCCTGGCGAGTTTGTGGTGGCCATCGGCAGTCCCTTTGCCCTGCAAAACACCGTGACAACGGGCATCGTCAGCACTGCCC CGGATGGCAAAGAGCTGGGCCTCCGGGATTCGGACATGGACTATATCCAGACAGACGCCATCATCAAC TATGGGAACTCAGGAGGACCCCTGGTGAACCTG GATGGTGAGGTCATCGGCATCAACACGCTCAAGGTGGCGGCTGGTATCTCCTTTGCCATCCCCTCGGATCGCATCACGCGCTTCCtctctgagttccaagacaaGCATGTGAAAG ccCTCTCACCAGCACTGCACTGA